One part of the Bacteroidota bacterium genome encodes these proteins:
- a CDS encoding DUF3109 family protein yields MILLDNTIVSEDVLERNFICNLTACKGACCVEGDFGAPITEEEIETLASEIENIKPFLTEAGIKAIAERGFWERDSDGDLVTTCLPTGECNFSLRDANGILKCGIEEAHKNGKSSLYKPISCHLYPIRISQVGNYEALNYHSWDICAPACTLGKEHQVPVYQFLKNALTRKFGEAWYNELDEIAKQFKNNNP; encoded by the coding sequence ATGATTTTATTAGATAATACAATTGTTTCGGAAGATGTGTTGGAGCGCAATTTTATTTGCAACTTAACAGCCTGTAAAGGTGCCTGTTGTGTTGAGGGTGATTTTGGAGCGCCTATTACGGAAGAAGAAATAGAAACCTTGGCCAGCGAAATAGAAAATATAAAACCATTTTTAACGGAAGCAGGCATTAAAGCCATAGCAGAACGTGGTTTTTGGGAGCGCGATTCTGATGGCGATTTAGTGACAACCTGTTTACCTACGGGTGAGTGCAATTTTTCGTTACGCGATGCCAATGGTATATTAAAATGTGGTATTGAAGAAGCGCATAAAAATGGGAAAAGCAGTTTGTATAAACCTATTTCGTGTCATTTATACCCTATACGCATCAGCCAGGTTGGTAACTACGAAGCGTTAAATTACCACAGTTGGGATATTTGCGCACCGGCCTGTACATTGGGTAAGGAACATCAGGTGCCGGTTTACCAGTTTTTAAAAAATGCCTTAACCCGTAAGTTTGGTGAAGCCTGGTACAACGAGCTGGACGAAATAGCTAAACAGTTTAAAAATAACAACCCTTAA